Proteins encoded together in one Amblyomma americanum isolate KBUSLIRL-KWMA chromosome 1, ASM5285725v1, whole genome shotgun sequence window:
- the LOC144117051 gene encoding uncharacterized protein LOC144117051, with protein sequence MCQPCAITASPDRALTSPVHCTLDRQLETPSPSTSSPAPAFKQLRPPASLCGLGGCATMRSLNPFCFAMQVSKPCCLYAKKSSDYFLIQLPSPQCCLAIVTECSDVIISLLLLSGDIETNPGPASLETVVTELKKLSAGQSTLFAEVTDLKNQLLTTDNLISDLSRRISALEGHYQTIQSLRTEIEGLSTHTTQATRQLCDLEDRIDEAENQSRRNNLIFYNIPDPDPSETWADSEKLLIRHCSEFLDITLNPKTIDRTHRLGRHEPDRCRPLIAKFALFKTKDEILANGRKFKNTDYSVGEDFSRRVRNVRKHLVTFAKSKTNRFSLRYKTLFIGSRRYIFDEPSQSVKEIP encoded by the coding sequence atgtgccagccttgcgccatcaccgcttcgcccgatcgtgcgctgacctcaccagtgcactgcaccctcgacagacagttggaaacaccatcgccatcaacatcctctcccgctccagcttttaagcagcttcggccaccggcgtcgctttgtgggctcggtggctgtgccacgatgcggtcgcttaacccgttctgcttcgccatgcaggttagtaagccatgttgtctttacgctaagaaatctagtgattactttttgatacagctgccgagcccgcaatgctgccttgccattgtcactgagtgttctgatgtcattatttccttgcttttgttgtcCGGCGACATAGAGACTAACCCCGGCCCTGCCTCACTCGAAACTGTAGTTACGGAACTTAAAAAATTGTCCGCCGGTCAGTCGACATTATTCGCGGAAGTTACAGAcctcaaaaaccagttactaacaacagacaaccttatttctgatctaagcaggcgcatcagcgctcttgaaggtcattaccaaaccatacagtcactacgcacagagatagaaggcctaagcactcacaccacccaggcaactcgccagctctgtgatctcgaggatcgcatagacgaagcagaaaaccaatcacgaagaaacaacctcatattctacaacattccggaccctgacccatctgaaacgtgggccgactctgaaaagctactaattcgccattgctccgaatttttggacatcaccctcaaccccaaaacaatagaccgcactcaccgtcttgggcgccacgaacctgatcgctgccgtccgttaattgccaaattcgcacttttcaaaacgaaggacgaaattctagctaatggccgcaaattcaagaacactgactactccgtcggtgaagatttttcacgccgcgttcgcaatgtgcgcaaacatctagttacatttgccaaaagcaagactaaccgtttttctttgcgatacaaaaccctgttcatcggttcccgacgatatatcttcgacgaaccatcgcaatctgtaaaagagataccatag